The Zootoca vivipara chromosome 5, rZooViv1.1, whole genome shotgun sequence genome includes the window TCtatttaggcagcaatcctattcCCACATACCTttgaataagccccattgaactcaatgggacttacttctgaggagatacagtggtacctcgacttacgaaggtgatccgttccgtggcgctcttcgtaaaTCGAATCCTTCGGTTGTAAAGTgtccgttttgcgcatgcacaaagcgagattttgcgcttctgcgcatgtgctgaCCGTGCACACAGCTTCTGCGCAAGTGCATAACGCAtgcacggcgaaaagacttccgggtttgccgacttcgtaagtcgaaaccttcggaagtcgagtcattcggatgtcgaggtaccactgtatgcagaatCACATGGTTATTGTTCCAAAGGGCAAAGAAGAAACTGGTTGGACAAGTGGCAACCCATTGCCTATAACAACTTTGAAACATAGAGTTTATCTGAGTGCTTTGACATAAAAGCACACTCAGCCACTCTCAGCCACTAACAGTGAACAGAATCAGTGAACACTTTCCAGATTTAGAGCATGTACAGGGGTTATGATAAGCAGATAAGAGACAAAAGTTTAAAATCATGGGCTCTAGAAGGAATCATGCTTATACTAAGCAAAAATTAattgaagaaggaaaaacaatAGCTCTTTTGAATCAGCTCAGTTATCTATCTACACCAGCACCCTGCTTCCCACAGTGAACCATCAGATGCCTTTTGGAAGTTTACCATTAGGGAAGCCCTTTCCCACTGTGGCTCTgaagctgctggcagtcagtgatTACATTTGCATATAGTATTAGTCTATTTCCTACTCAATGCTGGTTAGGAATAGTGTGCCAGTTATCAATCACTACCACGTGGAACAGACAAATCAGCACATCAGATCCTTCAGCCATATTGTCCAGTTAGATTAGTACAGGGTGGTGGTGATCTGTACATCTGCCCAATAGATGCAACCAAACAAAGTATGGCTCAAGCTATGCTAGATAAGTAATGTTGGTAATTCTTCAGTTTAAGAGGCAACTGTATCAGTTCTAGACTAGTGGAAGGAATGTTGAATCCTACCCTTACAAGATAGAAAGTGATAATCTTGTGAGTTATAATCCTACTAACTACATAGGTAAAGGgcccctaaccgttaggtccagtcgcagacgactctggggttgcagcactcatctcgctttactggccgagggagctggcatacagcttccgggtcatgtggccagcattactaagccggttctggcgaaaccagagcagcgcacggaaacgatgtttaccttcccaccagagcagtacctatttatccacttgcactttgatgtgctttcaaactgctaggtgggcaggagctgggatcgagcaacgggagctcaccccgtcgcggggattcgaactgccgaccttctgatcggcaagccctaagctcagtggtttagaccacagcgccacccatgtcccaactACATAAGTatcaactaaaacaataacatggAAAGAACTCATGGCTCTAGGTCAAAGCTTTCCAAACTATTCATGTTGATGATACACTTTCTAGACATGCATAATTCCACGACACAGTAatccagttttactagcaaaccagaggttaaactaatccctttccagccccagggagagcattcacatgacacacctacacactgcaactgacacactaacatgtcacgaCACAGTTTGGGAAGCTTTGCTCTAGGTTCTATGGCTTAGAACTATGTGCCTGAACTGAGATGAACCAAAGTGATACTCAGGCCCTCATGCTCCTTCCTTCACTCTCTTCTGCCTGCATGACCAGGGGGTGAACTTCAGCAGTGTCTAGTTTTGCTTCCAAGAAACCCAGCTTGCCATTGCATATAACAGATGTCATGGTTTATAACAAAATCTGGTTTCTATGCATTTACAAGTCAGGATTCtatcaaatgaaaatgaaatactgtCAAAATTCTCCCCCAGGCCGCataggaagagggagcatgcaaATCCGAGACTTGCATGAGCTCATTCCTGGTCATGCATATAGCATTAAACTATAGTTTAACATTACATGTTATAGACTTTTAAATCTGAAGCATACCAGGGGGCTCTAGACGAAGAGCAGTCTAGGAAATGCTATTCTTCATTCACATGTAGAAACTATGCTAATCTCCGCTTAATGCAAATATAATGCTAAAAGGACTCAACAATTGTCACACCTGCACATTACTTTCAATTGTGAAATAAAACCAACTTACAAAATAACTTCATTTAATGCTAGAAATAAATGTCTTTGCATTCGGGAAAGGGTTTtatttgttcagcttcttttgcATTCACTCCCACATTAGCCTATGAAAAATAATTTGCCAGTATTCGAAAAATTATTCACCTGCGGACACTAGCAATAGTCTCCCGGTTTTTGAAGCGGCTGAAGCGAGCAGTATAGTTCAAGGTTTTCATGAATACTTCCGAGAGCTCCTGCTCATCTTCTGCACTCTCATTCTGCTGTTTCCGGTGTTCAAGAAGCATGTGCACTTCTGAATTTAGAAGGGTTTCGGCAGTCTCAAATTCTATATGCAAAGATGGGTGAGGAAGAAACTGATAGTTCAAAAGGCACAGAGAAACACACCACCATTGATAACACTTAAGCTGGAATACACATATGGTAGTAGTACTTCAGGTGGTGGGTAGAGAATACTATTTTTGAATGATCTGACACATAAAACCCACTCACTCCATTGAGAAAACATATGAAAGAAAGATTCTAGCTCAATCCTCTCTTTGCTGTACCTGTGGGAGCATTCAAACACGTGATTGAAGTGGTACCATCTATTCTACTACCCCATATTAAGATCCGGTTATACACAGTATACCTCTTGATGTAAAGACAGTAATAATTATCTGGCCCATCCTGCCAAATTTACAAAAAGGAGATCATTCTCCAGCTCAATTATTTGTGCAGTACAGTCACATGCTTCTCCAGAATACTTCAACACACATGTAAATGTGAAAATATTTCCAAAGTACTAGCACATATAAAACTTGAATCTTAAAAAAGGGCCTCAGATCGTTTTGGAACACAGAAGGCATCCTATACTGCTTTTaaagacaaaaagcaaacaaaacatacTGTTTTGTTGCTTGCTCAAGGCAGTTGTTCTGAGAGTGTGAACTATAAACCAACAATCAAAGTAACTGTATGTCAAGGACCCCAGAAACAGAGCCATATATTTATCTACAGTTTATATAACAATTGTATATGTAGCACACAACAGAATACTAAACAGCCTCCCATCCAGGGAAGGGCCAGAGATGCTCAACTTCAAAACTGCTGCACCACTTTGCCTCGGACAACAGGAATAGAGAGCAGACTCACATTAAACGCACAttcgcaccatgcatttaaaacctatatactgtacatggcttcccgcaaacaattctgggagctgtagttttgctAAGGGCGCCGAGACCCTTATTCCCCCATCCAGAGCCACCATTTcaagagttccctgtgaagaagaaCTGTTGATTAAAATCACTCTGAAACcgtagctccgtgaggggaaaTAGGGGTGTCTCCTAACACGTCTCattacccttaacaaaccacagctccccgAATTATTTGGCGGCGGggagccattattattattattattattaaagcggTACCATGCCGCTTTCAGCGTATGGTGCAAAAGAGGCTAGCGATTATACACGAGCGCTTTTTACAGCCAAGAATGAGGAATGTTGCTCCCCTCCAGGCAAGACTCCTGCTGCTTCTTGCTCCCTCACAAGCCGAGGTCTCCTCCGGAACAAGGCCGAGGGCGCCTCGCGTCTCCTGCGCCTCCCGAGGTCCCAGCCGCTTACCCTTGGGAAATAAGAGCTGAGAAGCATCCTCCTCCACATCCACAGCATCGGTGCCTCCGGCCGCCATCGCCTCAGCCAGCCCCGGAAAACCGAAGCGCTCGGCCCGccggaaaaggaaggaaggaggcctgAGCAGGTGCCCGCGACGCCCCCTGGCGGGGGAAGAGCCGGCCCGGATGCCGCCTCGGTTTGTgctgaagggaaagagagagaagtggggggaGTGTGTCGGGCTATATTAGGcttccccaaacggcggccctccagatgttttggcctacaactcccatgatccctaggtaacaggac containing:
- the POLR2D gene encoding DNA-directed RNA polymerase II subunit RPB4, which codes for MAAGGTDAVDVEEDASQLLFPKEFETAETLLNSEVHMLLEHRKQQNESAEDEQELSEVFMKTLNYTARFSRFKNRETIASVRSLLLQKKLHKFELACLANLCPETAEEAKALIPSLEGRFEDEELQQILDDIQTKRSFQY